One genomic window of Onychostoma macrolepis isolate SWU-2019 chromosome 25, ASM1243209v1, whole genome shotgun sequence includes the following:
- the LOC131534465 gene encoding cytoskeleton-associated protein 2-like isoform X1, whose product MHRMESVVRKSNKENTKSHKNLVKVQKPPSTVSAIHKHKPGMYKGRVVRSKVDCFRKPRADVKTTEKKVISKPDVTRPKPEWPKVRSKSLSSLTTSTKPRVSSRPKSVSDVQLNATEKPVQVSVSHERIPQNVPCTVTQAGACAVPRSAPLATGRSAISKHLAPKKKEKTVQAEKPKTATTEQRVCRPVTSIVSQYRVQIKTAEERRAKFAEWKGKTLKRPPILEKSATFSRIPKPAPRPKTGPKATIGGQSEPVVQSEAVKPTADNQTNDIEVPGNKTVCSRRSSNIMNITLDLLDPSDVDLPVDPEIRMELLVLNLCDKLEAMEMPSSCEDGVNVDKSDVVADKRVEVQAEEQGTDEVFEILEEEELGDEQDSESNITEDTEKAVIKHDDDYQELKEKQPSASEDDDSDEKMKSTTPKMAGACIVKYNVKTTPYLQRLKKIIECETAPDSGSRRRILIKDLKFLTPVRRSARIQQKSSSLPGILNDHDTCVFSLAELMQREDANANAYIYRKNPALLEEMPDQPEDSAQVHR is encoded by the exons ATGCACAGAATGGAGTCAGTGGTGAGAA AGAGCAACAAGGAAAACACTAAATCACACAAGAATCTTGTGAAAGTTCAAAAACCACCCTCTACTGTCTCTGCCATCCACAAACACAAACCTGGTATGTATAAGGGTCGTGTAGTACGGTCTAAAGTCGACTGTTTCAGAAAACCTAGGGCTGATGTGAAGACCACAGAAAAGAAAGTGATTTCAAAACCGGATGTGACCAGACCAAAACCTGAATGGCCTAAAGTTCGGTCCAAGTCTCTTTCTTCCCTGACAACATCCACTAAACCCAGAGTGTCATCTAGACCCAAATCTGTCTCTGATGTCCAGCTGAATGCCACTGAAAAACCAGTCCAGGTGTCCGTTTCCCATGAACGGATACCTCAGAACGTCCCATGCACTGTCACCCAAGCAGGTGCTTGTGCTGTACCCAGGTCAGCCCCTCTAGCTACAGGGCGCTCGGCCATCAGCAAACACCTCGCTCCAAAGAAGAAAGAGAAGACTGTGCAGGCGGAGAAACCCAAAACAGCCACCACTGAACAGAGAGTCTGCAGACCTGTCACTAGTATAGTCAGCCAGTACAGAGTGCAAATAAAGACCGCTGAAGAGAGAAG AGCAAAGTTTGCCGAGTGGAAGGGAAAGACTCTGAAGAGGCCTCCAATCTTGGAAAAGTCTGCAACCTTTTCAAGAATTCCAAAACCAGCTCCGCGGCCTAAAACTGGACCCAAAGCAACAATTGGTGGCCAGTCTGAGCCTGTCGTCCAGTCTGAGGCTGTAAAACCAACCGCTGACAACCAAACTAATGATATTGAAGTCCCTGGCAATAAAACGGTGTGTTCTAGGAGATCaagcaatattatgaatatcACACTAGACTTGCTGGACCCCAGCGATGTGGATTTGCCAGTTGACCCAGAGATAAGGATGGAGTTG TTGGTGTTGAACTTGTGTGATAAATTGGAGGCAATGGAGATGCCCTCATCATGTGAAGATG GTGTAAATGTTGACAAATCTGATGTGGTGGCAGATAAAAGAGTGGAAGTGCAAGCGGAGGAGCAGGGAACAGATGAAGTGTTTGAAATTCTTGAAGAAGAGGAACTGGGAGATGAGCAAGACTCAGAGAGCAACATTACAGAAGACACCGAGAAGGCTGTCATAAAGCATGATGATGATTATCAGGAACTGAAGGAGAAGCAGCCATCTGCGAGTGAAGATGATGACAGCGATGAGAAGATGAAGAGCACCACTCCAAAGATGGCAGGGGCATGCATTGTGAAATACAATGTGAAAACAACTCCATATTTGCAAAG ATTGAAAAAGATAATTGAATGTGAAACAGCACCAGACAGTGGCTCACGACGCAGAATCCTCATCAAAGACCTGAAGTTTCTGACACCTGTGCGACGATCGGCGCGAATCCAGCAGAAGTCCTCTAGTCTGCCTGGTATACTGAATGACCACGATACTTGCGTCTTCTCATTAGCTGAGTTGATGCAGAGGGAAGATGCAAATGCTAATGCTTACATCTACCGAAAAAATCCAGCACTACTGGAAGAAATGCCTGATCAGCCTGAAGACTCTGCACAAGTACACCGTTAA
- the LOC131534465 gene encoding cytoskeleton-associated protein 2-like isoform X2: MHRMESVSNKENTKSHKNLVKVQKPPSTVSAIHKHKPGMYKGRVVRSKVDCFRKPRADVKTTEKKVISKPDVTRPKPEWPKVRSKSLSSLTTSTKPRVSSRPKSVSDVQLNATEKPVQVSVSHERIPQNVPCTVTQAGACAVPRSAPLATGRSAISKHLAPKKKEKTVQAEKPKTATTEQRVCRPVTSIVSQYRVQIKTAEERRAKFAEWKGKTLKRPPILEKSATFSRIPKPAPRPKTGPKATIGGQSEPVVQSEAVKPTADNQTNDIEVPGNKTVCSRRSSNIMNITLDLLDPSDVDLPVDPEIRMELLVLNLCDKLEAMEMPSSCEDGVNVDKSDVVADKRVEVQAEEQGTDEVFEILEEEELGDEQDSESNITEDTEKAVIKHDDDYQELKEKQPSASEDDDSDEKMKSTTPKMAGACIVKYNVKTTPYLQRLKKIIECETAPDSGSRRRILIKDLKFLTPVRRSARIQQKSSSLPGILNDHDTCVFSLAELMQREDANANAYIYRKNPALLEEMPDQPEDSAQVHR; the protein is encoded by the exons ATGCACAGAATGGAGTCAGTG AGCAACAAGGAAAACACTAAATCACACAAGAATCTTGTGAAAGTTCAAAAACCACCCTCTACTGTCTCTGCCATCCACAAACACAAACCTGGTATGTATAAGGGTCGTGTAGTACGGTCTAAAGTCGACTGTTTCAGAAAACCTAGGGCTGATGTGAAGACCACAGAAAAGAAAGTGATTTCAAAACCGGATGTGACCAGACCAAAACCTGAATGGCCTAAAGTTCGGTCCAAGTCTCTTTCTTCCCTGACAACATCCACTAAACCCAGAGTGTCATCTAGACCCAAATCTGTCTCTGATGTCCAGCTGAATGCCACTGAAAAACCAGTCCAGGTGTCCGTTTCCCATGAACGGATACCTCAGAACGTCCCATGCACTGTCACCCAAGCAGGTGCTTGTGCTGTACCCAGGTCAGCCCCTCTAGCTACAGGGCGCTCGGCCATCAGCAAACACCTCGCTCCAAAGAAGAAAGAGAAGACTGTGCAGGCGGAGAAACCCAAAACAGCCACCACTGAACAGAGAGTCTGCAGACCTGTCACTAGTATAGTCAGCCAGTACAGAGTGCAAATAAAGACCGCTGAAGAGAGAAG AGCAAAGTTTGCCGAGTGGAAGGGAAAGACTCTGAAGAGGCCTCCAATCTTGGAAAAGTCTGCAACCTTTTCAAGAATTCCAAAACCAGCTCCGCGGCCTAAAACTGGACCCAAAGCAACAATTGGTGGCCAGTCTGAGCCTGTCGTCCAGTCTGAGGCTGTAAAACCAACCGCTGACAACCAAACTAATGATATTGAAGTCCCTGGCAATAAAACGGTGTGTTCTAGGAGATCaagcaatattatgaatatcACACTAGACTTGCTGGACCCCAGCGATGTGGATTTGCCAGTTGACCCAGAGATAAGGATGGAGTTG TTGGTGTTGAACTTGTGTGATAAATTGGAGGCAATGGAGATGCCCTCATCATGTGAAGATG GTGTAAATGTTGACAAATCTGATGTGGTGGCAGATAAAAGAGTGGAAGTGCAAGCGGAGGAGCAGGGAACAGATGAAGTGTTTGAAATTCTTGAAGAAGAGGAACTGGGAGATGAGCAAGACTCAGAGAGCAACATTACAGAAGACACCGAGAAGGCTGTCATAAAGCATGATGATGATTATCAGGAACTGAAGGAGAAGCAGCCATCTGCGAGTGAAGATGATGACAGCGATGAGAAGATGAAGAGCACCACTCCAAAGATGGCAGGGGCATGCATTGTGAAATACAATGTGAAAACAACTCCATATTTGCAAAG ATTGAAAAAGATAATTGAATGTGAAACAGCACCAGACAGTGGCTCACGACGCAGAATCCTCATCAAAGACCTGAAGTTTCTGACACCTGTGCGACGATCGGCGCGAATCCAGCAGAAGTCCTCTAGTCTGCCTGGTATACTGAATGACCACGATACTTGCGTCTTCTCATTAGCTGAGTTGATGCAGAGGGAAGATGCAAATGCTAATGCTTACATCTACCGAAAAAATCCAGCACTACTGGAAGAAATGCCTGATCAGCCTGAAGACTCTGCACAAGTACACCGTTAA
- the LOC131534465 gene encoding cytoskeleton-associated protein 2-like isoform X3, translating into MHRMESVVRKSNKENTKSHKNLVKVQKPPSTVSAIHKHKPGMYKGRVVRSKVDCFRKPRADVKTTEKKVISKPDVTRPKPEWPKVRSKSLSSLTTSTKPRVSSRPKSVSDVQLNATEKPVQVSVSHERIPQNVPCTVTQAGACAVPRSAPLATGRSAISKHLAPKKKEKTVQAEKPKTATTEQRVCRPVTSIVSQYRVQIKTAEERRAKFAEWKGKTLKRPPILEKSATFSRIPKPAPRPKTGPKATIGGQSEPVVQSEAVKPTADNQTNDIEVPGNKTLVLNLCDKLEAMEMPSSCEDGVNVDKSDVVADKRVEVQAEEQGTDEVFEILEEEELGDEQDSESNITEDTEKAVIKHDDDYQELKEKQPSASEDDDSDEKMKSTTPKMAGACIVKYNVKTTPYLQRLKKIIECETAPDSGSRRRILIKDLKFLTPVRRSARIQQKSSSLPGILNDHDTCVFSLAELMQREDANANAYIYRKNPALLEEMPDQPEDSAQVHR; encoded by the exons ATGCACAGAATGGAGTCAGTGGTGAGAA AGAGCAACAAGGAAAACACTAAATCACACAAGAATCTTGTGAAAGTTCAAAAACCACCCTCTACTGTCTCTGCCATCCACAAACACAAACCTGGTATGTATAAGGGTCGTGTAGTACGGTCTAAAGTCGACTGTTTCAGAAAACCTAGGGCTGATGTGAAGACCACAGAAAAGAAAGTGATTTCAAAACCGGATGTGACCAGACCAAAACCTGAATGGCCTAAAGTTCGGTCCAAGTCTCTTTCTTCCCTGACAACATCCACTAAACCCAGAGTGTCATCTAGACCCAAATCTGTCTCTGATGTCCAGCTGAATGCCACTGAAAAACCAGTCCAGGTGTCCGTTTCCCATGAACGGATACCTCAGAACGTCCCATGCACTGTCACCCAAGCAGGTGCTTGTGCTGTACCCAGGTCAGCCCCTCTAGCTACAGGGCGCTCGGCCATCAGCAAACACCTCGCTCCAAAGAAGAAAGAGAAGACTGTGCAGGCGGAGAAACCCAAAACAGCCACCACTGAACAGAGAGTCTGCAGACCTGTCACTAGTATAGTCAGCCAGTACAGAGTGCAAATAAAGACCGCTGAAGAGAGAAG AGCAAAGTTTGCCGAGTGGAAGGGAAAGACTCTGAAGAGGCCTCCAATCTTGGAAAAGTCTGCAACCTTTTCAAGAATTCCAAAACCAGCTCCGCGGCCTAAAACTGGACCCAAAGCAACAATTGGTGGCCAGTCTGAGCCTGTCGTCCAGTCTGAGGCTGTAAAACCAACCGCTGACAACCAAACTAATGATATTGAAGTCCCTGGCAATAAAACG TTGGTGTTGAACTTGTGTGATAAATTGGAGGCAATGGAGATGCCCTCATCATGTGAAGATG GTGTAAATGTTGACAAATCTGATGTGGTGGCAGATAAAAGAGTGGAAGTGCAAGCGGAGGAGCAGGGAACAGATGAAGTGTTTGAAATTCTTGAAGAAGAGGAACTGGGAGATGAGCAAGACTCAGAGAGCAACATTACAGAAGACACCGAGAAGGCTGTCATAAAGCATGATGATGATTATCAGGAACTGAAGGAGAAGCAGCCATCTGCGAGTGAAGATGATGACAGCGATGAGAAGATGAAGAGCACCACTCCAAAGATGGCAGGGGCATGCATTGTGAAATACAATGTGAAAACAACTCCATATTTGCAAAG ATTGAAAAAGATAATTGAATGTGAAACAGCACCAGACAGTGGCTCACGACGCAGAATCCTCATCAAAGACCTGAAGTTTCTGACACCTGTGCGACGATCGGCGCGAATCCAGCAGAAGTCCTCTAGTCTGCCTGGTATACTGAATGACCACGATACTTGCGTCTTCTCATTAGCTGAGTTGATGCAGAGGGAAGATGCAAATGCTAATGCTTACATCTACCGAAAAAATCCAGCACTACTGGAAGAAATGCCTGATCAGCCTGAAGACTCTGCACAAGTACACCGTTAA
- the LOC131534465 gene encoding cytoskeleton-associated protein 2-like isoform X4, protein MYKGRVVRSKVDCFRKPRADVKTTEKKVISKPDVTRPKPEWPKVRSKSLSSLTTSTKPRVSSRPKSVSDVQLNATEKPVQVSVSHERIPQNVPCTVTQAGACAVPRSAPLATGRSAISKHLAPKKKEKTVQAEKPKTATTEQRVCRPVTSIVSQYRVQIKTAEERRAKFAEWKGKTLKRPPILEKSATFSRIPKPAPRPKTGPKATIGGQSEPVVQSEAVKPTADNQTNDIEVPGNKTVCSRRSSNIMNITLDLLDPSDVDLPVDPEIRMELLVLNLCDKLEAMEMPSSCEDGVNVDKSDVVADKRVEVQAEEQGTDEVFEILEEEELGDEQDSESNITEDTEKAVIKHDDDYQELKEKQPSASEDDDSDEKMKSTTPKMAGACIVKYNVKTTPYLQRLKKIIECETAPDSGSRRRILIKDLKFLTPVRRSARIQQKSSSLPGILNDHDTCVFSLAELMQREDANANAYIYRKNPALLEEMPDQPEDSAQVHR, encoded by the exons ATGTATAAGGGTCGTGTAGTACGGTCTAAAGTCGACTGTTTCAGAAAACCTAGGGCTGATGTGAAGACCACAGAAAAGAAAGTGATTTCAAAACCGGATGTGACCAGACCAAAACCTGAATGGCCTAAAGTTCGGTCCAAGTCTCTTTCTTCCCTGACAACATCCACTAAACCCAGAGTGTCATCTAGACCCAAATCTGTCTCTGATGTCCAGCTGAATGCCACTGAAAAACCAGTCCAGGTGTCCGTTTCCCATGAACGGATACCTCAGAACGTCCCATGCACTGTCACCCAAGCAGGTGCTTGTGCTGTACCCAGGTCAGCCCCTCTAGCTACAGGGCGCTCGGCCATCAGCAAACACCTCGCTCCAAAGAAGAAAGAGAAGACTGTGCAGGCGGAGAAACCCAAAACAGCCACCACTGAACAGAGAGTCTGCAGACCTGTCACTAGTATAGTCAGCCAGTACAGAGTGCAAATAAAGACCGCTGAAGAGAGAAG AGCAAAGTTTGCCGAGTGGAAGGGAAAGACTCTGAAGAGGCCTCCAATCTTGGAAAAGTCTGCAACCTTTTCAAGAATTCCAAAACCAGCTCCGCGGCCTAAAACTGGACCCAAAGCAACAATTGGTGGCCAGTCTGAGCCTGTCGTCCAGTCTGAGGCTGTAAAACCAACCGCTGACAACCAAACTAATGATATTGAAGTCCCTGGCAATAAAACGGTGTGTTCTAGGAGATCaagcaatattatgaatatcACACTAGACTTGCTGGACCCCAGCGATGTGGATTTGCCAGTTGACCCAGAGATAAGGATGGAGTTG TTGGTGTTGAACTTGTGTGATAAATTGGAGGCAATGGAGATGCCCTCATCATGTGAAGATG GTGTAAATGTTGACAAATCTGATGTGGTGGCAGATAAAAGAGTGGAAGTGCAAGCGGAGGAGCAGGGAACAGATGAAGTGTTTGAAATTCTTGAAGAAGAGGAACTGGGAGATGAGCAAGACTCAGAGAGCAACATTACAGAAGACACCGAGAAGGCTGTCATAAAGCATGATGATGATTATCAGGAACTGAAGGAGAAGCAGCCATCTGCGAGTGAAGATGATGACAGCGATGAGAAGATGAAGAGCACCACTCCAAAGATGGCAGGGGCATGCATTGTGAAATACAATGTGAAAACAACTCCATATTTGCAAAG ATTGAAAAAGATAATTGAATGTGAAACAGCACCAGACAGTGGCTCACGACGCAGAATCCTCATCAAAGACCTGAAGTTTCTGACACCTGTGCGACGATCGGCGCGAATCCAGCAGAAGTCCTCTAGTCTGCCTGGTATACTGAATGACCACGATACTTGCGTCTTCTCATTAGCTGAGTTGATGCAGAGGGAAGATGCAAATGCTAATGCTTACATCTACCGAAAAAATCCAGCACTACTGGAAGAAATGCCTGATCAGCCTGAAGACTCTGCACAAGTACACCGTTAA
- the LOC131534464 gene encoding protein regulator of cytokinesis 1-like isoform X2 produces MRKSEIHAAQSVACLNNALGELKDIWEEIGIPEDQRLQRTDAVYTHIKNLLDMMIGEEVSLKKRLLSSIKVCRKEVTSLCSELQVQEYQEEAGLTMLQLEKDLRTQVKMMLKEKSARQSELKSLIQQDQDLCDILRDDLFPIRPEHVPSHQQLQNYREHINTRNQERERRHAESVEMKRRITALMEDLEQHPDTSFEKDAVCDDEDAFCLSVENLSSLKVLLHQLESREAESEALCVSIRGRIEELWEILPVPEEERERLMRNTHTSTKSRLNALQAELQRLEELTKKNIECVIHTIRSEMVKFWEKCYYSAEQRRAFTPYHSHGLDEKVLREHKLELERLKQDYAEHSELYDAVSTWSTNWALYQELEKATDPSRFNNRGGNLLKEEKQRVDLQKSLPNLEKSLKAQIDQWEAAHCKEFRVNGQPFLQYVEDQWNQHRMEKEREKQERQMKKMKQTEEDLLYGTIIRTPAKRRLARTPTPGKTRKLNSTHNTTLRSTSSSPSMRPPLSSSKLGVRTPARGRSPRGLERNKGNTSHLSGASPQRNHSITSVASSSSEFADSESTAASSGSSQMFLNPTPTSHDTLNSVDQRWTDGH; encoded by the exons ATGAGGAAGAG TGAAATCCACGCTGCACAGTCTGTAGCATGTTTGAACAACGCTCTCGGTGAGCTGAAGGACATCTGGGAGGAGATCGGGATCCCAGAAGACCAGAGGCTGCAGCGAACGGACGCCGTGTACACGCACATCAAA AATCTGCTCGATATGATGATCGGAGAGGAGGTAAGCTTGAAGAAGCGCTTGCTGAGCAGTATCAAAGTGTGCAGAAAGGAGGTGACCAGCCTGTGTAGTGAGCTTCAGGTGCAGGAGTATCAG GAGGAGGCTGGTCTTACGATGCTGCAGCTGGAGAAGGATCTCCGTACACAGGTCAAGATGATGCTGAAAGAGAAAAGTGCTCGTCAGAGTGAGCTGAAGTCTCTGATTCAGCAGGATCAAGATCTGTGTGACATCCTGCGTGATGACCTCTTCCCCATCCGTCCTGAACACGTGCCGTCACACCAGCAGCTGCAGAACTACAGAGAACACATCAACACCCGCAACCAGGAGAGG GAGCGCCGTCATGCTGAGTCGGTGGAAATGAAGCGTCGGATCACAGCGTTGATGGAGGATCTGGAACAGCATCCTGACACCTCCTTTGAGAAAGACGCTGTGTGTGACGATGAAGACGCCTTCTGTCTCTCCGTGGAAAACCTCAGCTCGCTCAAAGTGTTACTGCACCAG CTGGAGAGCCGTGAAGCTGAAAGTGAAGCGCTGTGTGTGTCCATCCGTGGTCGTATCGAGGAGCTGTGGGAGATCTTACCGGTTCCTGAGGAAGAAAGAGAGCGTCTCATGCGAAACACCCACACTAGCACAAAGAGCAGACTAAATGCA CTGCAGGCCGAGCTTCAGCGATTGGAGGAACTGACAAAGAAAAACATCGAGTGTGTCATTCACACAATCCGATCAGAGATGGTCAAGTTTTGGGAGAAATGTTACTACAGCGCGGAGCAGAGACGAGCCTTCACTCCCTACCACAGCC ATGGTCTGGATGAGAAGGTGTTGCGTGAACATAAACTGGAGTTGGAGCGACTGAAGCAGGATTATGCCGAACACAGCGAGCTGTACGACGCCGTTTCCACCTGGAGCACCAACTGGGCTCTCTATCAGGAACTGGAG AAAGCCACAGACCCCTCTCGCTTTAACAACAGAGGAGGAAACCTGCTGAAGGAGGAGAAGCAGAGAGTCGACCTGCAGAAGAGTTTGCCGAAT ctggaGAAGAGTCTGAAGGCTCAGATTGACCAATGGGAAGCGGCGCACTGTAAAGAGTTTCGTGTGAACGGGCAGCCGTTCCTGCAATATGTGGAAGACCAGTGGAATCAACACCGcatggagaaagagagagaaaaacaggaACGG caaatgaagaaaatgaagcAGACGGAGGAAGATCTACTATACGGCACCATCATCAGAACCCCAGCCAAGCGGAGACTCGCCAGAACCCCGACGCCGGGAAAAACACGCAAG ctgaacTCCACCCACAACACGACACTCCGTTCCACAAGCTCCTCCCCTTCTATGAGACCGCCCCTTTCCTCCAGCAAG TTGGGTGTGCGGACACCTGCCCGTGGCCGAAGCCCTCGTGGGCTGGAGAGAAATAAGGGGAATACCTCCCATCTGAGCGGAGCCAGCCCTCAAAGAAACCACTCCATTACATCCGTGGCCTCCTCCTCCTCTGAATTTGCG GACTCTGAATCCACTGCAGCGTCCAG CGGGAGCTCTCAAATGTTTCTAAATCCAACGCCAACGTCTCATGACACACTCAACTCTGTAGATCAAAGATGGACTGATGGACATTAA
- the LOC131534464 gene encoding protein regulator of cytokinesis 1-like isoform X1 — protein MRKSEIHAAQSVACLNNALGELKDIWEEIGIPEDQRLQRTDAVYTHIKNLLDMMIGEEVSLKKRLLSSIKVCRKEVTSLCSELQVQEYQEEAGLTMLQLEKDLRTQVKMMLKEKSARQSELKSLIQQDQDLCDILRDDLFPIRPEHVPSHQQLQNYREHINTRNQERERRHAESVEMKRRITALMEDLEQHPDTSFEKDAVCDDEDAFCLSVENLSSLKVLLHQLESREAESEALCVSIRGRIEELWEILPVPEEERERLMRNTHTSTKSRLNALQAELQRLEELTKKNIECVIHTIRSEMVKFWEKCYYSAEQRRAFTPYHSHGLDEKVLREHKLELERLKQDYAEHSELYDAVSTWSTNWALYQELEKKATDPSRFNNRGGNLLKEEKQRVDLQKSLPNLEKSLKAQIDQWEAAHCKEFRVNGQPFLQYVEDQWNQHRMEKEREKQERQMKKMKQTEEDLLYGTIIRTPAKRRLARTPTPGKTRKLNSTHNTTLRSTSSSPSMRPPLSSSKLGVRTPARGRSPRGLERNKGNTSHLSGASPQRNHSITSVASSSSEFADSESTAASSGSSQMFLNPTPTSHDTLNSVDQRWTDGH, from the exons ATGAGGAAGAG TGAAATCCACGCTGCACAGTCTGTAGCATGTTTGAACAACGCTCTCGGTGAGCTGAAGGACATCTGGGAGGAGATCGGGATCCCAGAAGACCAGAGGCTGCAGCGAACGGACGCCGTGTACACGCACATCAAA AATCTGCTCGATATGATGATCGGAGAGGAGGTAAGCTTGAAGAAGCGCTTGCTGAGCAGTATCAAAGTGTGCAGAAAGGAGGTGACCAGCCTGTGTAGTGAGCTTCAGGTGCAGGAGTATCAG GAGGAGGCTGGTCTTACGATGCTGCAGCTGGAGAAGGATCTCCGTACACAGGTCAAGATGATGCTGAAAGAGAAAAGTGCTCGTCAGAGTGAGCTGAAGTCTCTGATTCAGCAGGATCAAGATCTGTGTGACATCCTGCGTGATGACCTCTTCCCCATCCGTCCTGAACACGTGCCGTCACACCAGCAGCTGCAGAACTACAGAGAACACATCAACACCCGCAACCAGGAGAGG GAGCGCCGTCATGCTGAGTCGGTGGAAATGAAGCGTCGGATCACAGCGTTGATGGAGGATCTGGAACAGCATCCTGACACCTCCTTTGAGAAAGACGCTGTGTGTGACGATGAAGACGCCTTCTGTCTCTCCGTGGAAAACCTCAGCTCGCTCAAAGTGTTACTGCACCAG CTGGAGAGCCGTGAAGCTGAAAGTGAAGCGCTGTGTGTGTCCATCCGTGGTCGTATCGAGGAGCTGTGGGAGATCTTACCGGTTCCTGAGGAAGAAAGAGAGCGTCTCATGCGAAACACCCACACTAGCACAAAGAGCAGACTAAATGCA CTGCAGGCCGAGCTTCAGCGATTGGAGGAACTGACAAAGAAAAACATCGAGTGTGTCATTCACACAATCCGATCAGAGATGGTCAAGTTTTGGGAGAAATGTTACTACAGCGCGGAGCAGAGACGAGCCTTCACTCCCTACCACAGCC ATGGTCTGGATGAGAAGGTGTTGCGTGAACATAAACTGGAGTTGGAGCGACTGAAGCAGGATTATGCCGAACACAGCGAGCTGTACGACGCCGTTTCCACCTGGAGCACCAACTGGGCTCTCTATCAGGAACTGGAG AAGAAAGCCACAGACCCCTCTCGCTTTAACAACAGAGGAGGAAACCTGCTGAAGGAGGAGAAGCAGAGAGTCGACCTGCAGAAGAGTTTGCCGAAT ctggaGAAGAGTCTGAAGGCTCAGATTGACCAATGGGAAGCGGCGCACTGTAAAGAGTTTCGTGTGAACGGGCAGCCGTTCCTGCAATATGTGGAAGACCAGTGGAATCAACACCGcatggagaaagagagagaaaaacaggaACGG caaatgaagaaaatgaagcAGACGGAGGAAGATCTACTATACGGCACCATCATCAGAACCCCAGCCAAGCGGAGACTCGCCAGAACCCCGACGCCGGGAAAAACACGCAAG ctgaacTCCACCCACAACACGACACTCCGTTCCACAAGCTCCTCCCCTTCTATGAGACCGCCCCTTTCCTCCAGCAAG TTGGGTGTGCGGACACCTGCCCGTGGCCGAAGCCCTCGTGGGCTGGAGAGAAATAAGGGGAATACCTCCCATCTGAGCGGAGCCAGCCCTCAAAGAAACCACTCCATTACATCCGTGGCCTCCTCCTCCTCTGAATTTGCG GACTCTGAATCCACTGCAGCGTCCAG CGGGAGCTCTCAAATGTTTCTAAATCCAACGCCAACGTCTCATGACACACTCAACTCTGTAGATCAAAGATGGACTGATGGACATTAA
- the LOC131534467 gene encoding protein regulator of cytokinesis 1-like: MCRFSEIHASQSVACLNNALGELKDIGIPEDQKLQRTDAVYTHIKNLLDMMIGEEVSLKKRLLSSIKMCRKEVTSLCSELQVQEYQVSRSDTKVFG, translated from the exons ATGTGTCGTTTCAGTGAAATCCATGCCTCACAGTCTGTAGCATGTTTGAACAACGCTCTCGGTGAGCTGAAGGACATCGGGATCCCAGAAGACCAGAAGCTGCAGCGAACGGACGCAGTGTACACGCACATCAAA AATCTGCTCGATATGATGATCGGAGAGGAGGTAAGCTTGAAGAAGCGCTTGCTGAGCAGTATCAAAATGTGCAGGAAGGAGGTGACCAGCCTGTGTAGTGAGCTTCAGGTGCAGGAGTATCAGGTGAGTCGCTCTGATACCAAGGTTTTTGGATAA